From the Coleofasciculaceae cyanobacterium genome, one window contains:
- a CDS encoding M48 family metalloprotease, which yields MTTGLLNVVDNEAQLAAVIAYEIGHIAERHTIEQMQQTAIAQGVATAAGVDSDALVRIGIELALNCPRSREAEYEADRLAVKNLARTSYPQVAMINFLEKLRSQYHQHF from the coding sequence GTGACTACTGGTTTATTAAATGTTGTAGACAATGAAGCACAGCTAGCAGCCGTCATAGCCTACGAAATCGGTCATATTGCCGAACGTCATACCATAGAACAAATGCAACAAACCGCGATCGCCCAAGGGGTAGCTACAGCAGCAGGAGTAGATAGTGACGCCCTAGTACGGATAGGGATAGAACTAGCGTTGAATTGTCCCCGCAGTCGCGAAGCAGAATACGAAGCCGATCGCCTAGCAGTAAAGAATTTAGCTCGTACTAGTTATCCGCAAGTTGCCATGATTAACTTTCTAGAAAAATTACGCAGCCAATACCACCAACATTTTTGA